The following is a genomic window from Marinitoga litoralis.
AAATTTGAGTATAATCTATAATTTTTATCCAAGTACCTTCTTCTCCGCTTTGAAAAATAATATCTACTTTAGATCTATAACCTTTTTCATATTCATACCACCAAAAAGATATTTGTTTTTTATTAATTAATTCTATTATGTATCCAGAATCTTCTACAACCTCACCAAGCGTTAATCTTTCCCATCTGAAATATAATTTTCCATTAGGGATTAATTCCATTTTCATTCCGTCAGTAAACCACGGATCCCATCCTTTTTCATTAACAAAAACATTCCATACTTTGTCTATTGGAGCATGAAAAAAGTCCATTATTTCAATTGGTGGAGTTTCTATCATAATTCACCTCTTTTAAATTGTTAAATTTTCTGATAAAATATAATATAATTATGAAGAAATATATTTCATTTTTTTATATCTTTTGCACTTAACCCTTTTATAATTAATTCTGTTATTTTTATATAATAAAACTTTACTACAAAAAAAGTTGATGCTCCTATAACTGGCCATAAGTATTCAAATATCTTTACATTAAAAAAAGATTTGTACATAAAATAGGATGATGCCACTGGAACGAGAAAAAATATAATGTGTAGCATTTTATATTTTTTATTAACAACTATACTTAATACTGGTGGCAATAAATAGGTTGTAAAAAATATCAATCCGAATAAATCATTTAATATTAAAATCAAAAATCCTGAGGTTATTGTTGAGATTAAAAAATATTCTATATTTGTCATTTTATATACTAAAATTAAAGGTATTAAGCTAAAAAAAGCTATAAATATACCTAATACTGGAACAAACATTTGAGATGAGAATAATAACACTGTTATGACGCTTAACATAGCTGAATAGGTTATATTTTTTACCATCTAATTACCTCACTTTCAAAAATAATAATAAAAATATAATAATAAAATTATATATAGGAGGAACTTTATATGGACAAAAAAAGATTAGAAAACTTTGAAAAAAAGTTAAGGGATATATGTTTTAAAATTAAAGTTGAGGGTAGAAAAATAATTAAAAATATTGATATTTCTCCTGCACAATTTGATTTATTGCAAATAATAT
Proteins encoded in this region:
- a CDS encoding SRPBCC family protein, producing the protein MIETPPIEIMDFFHAPIDKVWNVFVNEKGWDPWFTDGMKMELIPNGKLYFRWERLTLGEVVEDSGYIIELINKKQISFWWYEYEKGYRSKVDIIFQSGEEGTWIKIIDYTQIFDINELSIKYGCAVGWGQMITLAKAYIEKGIILI